Proteins found in one Candidatus Nitrosopelagicus brevis genomic segment:
- a CDS encoding isocitrate/isopropylmalate dehydrogenase family protein codes for MYNISLITGDGIGPELSESVNTILDTISDKFDIKFNVNSLVAGDAALEKTGKALPDDVFESIKSSDACLKAPVGESAKDVIVALRQKLDLYANIRPAKSYPNTPALRDDVDLVIVRENTEDLYTGEEFQVDDTAVALRIISEKASKRIAKHAFETAMDRSQQKRVTCVHKSNVMKITDGLFARVCEDVSKDYPDVTFDQMYVDACAMNLIRAPHEFDVIVTTNLFGDILSDESSQVVGGLGMAPAANLGDNFGLFEPVHGAAFDIAGKQIANPSSFILSTKMMLDWLGSKHNDSECISAGKKLEDVVLDLIKSGITTKDIGGEKSTHEFTKEITNRL; via the coding sequence ATGTATAATATTTCTCTAATTACTGGTGATGGAATTGGTCCTGAATTATCAGAATCTGTAAATACGATTTTGGATACAATCAGTGACAAATTTGACATTAAATTTAATGTCAATTCACTTGTAGCTGGAGATGCTGCACTCGAAAAAACTGGAAAAGCATTACCTGATGATGTCTTTGAATCGATCAAATCATCTGATGCATGTTTAAAAGCCCCTGTTGGAGAAAGTGCTAAGGATGTCATTGTTGCATTAAGACAAAAATTAGATTTGTACGCAAATATCCGTCCTGCAAAATCATACCCAAATACTCCTGCACTAAGAGATGATGTTGATTTAGTAATTGTTAGAGAAAATACAGAGGATCTATACACAGGTGAAGAATTTCAAGTAGATGATACTGCTGTCGCATTGAGAATAATTAGTGAAAAAGCTTCCAAGAGAATCGCAAAACATGCTTTTGAGACAGCAATGGATAGAAGTCAACAAAAACGGGTTACATGTGTTCATAAATCAAATGTCATGAAGATAACAGATGGTCTTTTTGCTCGTGTATGTGAGGATGTATCAAAAGACTATCCTGACGTTACCTTTGATCAGATGTACGTTGACGCCTGTGCTATGAATTTGATTCGTGCCCCTCATGAATTTGATGTAATTGTCACTACAAACTTGTTTGGTGATATACTATCTGATGAGTCTTCTCAAGTTGTGGGAGGATTAGGCATGGCTCCTGCTGCAAATTTGGGCGATAATTTTGGTTTATTTGAGCCTGTTCATGGCGCTGCATTTGATATTGCTGGAAAACAGATTGCAAATCCTTCTTCATTCATACTATCTACAAAAATGATGCTTGATTGGTTAGGTTCGAAACATAATGATTCTGAGTGCATCTCTGCTGGAAAGAAACTTGAAGATGTAGTATTGGATTTGATAAAATCTGGCATTACAACTAAGGATATTGGTGGAGAAAAATCCACGCATGAATTTACTAAAGAAATTACTAATAGATTATAG